The genomic DNA CACCGCCGGTGGGCTGGTGGCGGGATCGCTGTTTGTCCTGCCGGGCTTTCTCTCCATTCTGCTGCTGTCGGTGCTTTACGCGGGCTTCGGGGAGACGGCGCTGGTGGCGGCGATCTTCTTCGGGCTGAAGCCGGCGGTGTTGGCGATCGTGGTGGAGGCGCTGCTGCGCATCGCGAAGCAGGCGCTGGGGTCGGCATCGCGCCGGCTGCTGGCCGCCGGGGCCTTCGTGGCGATCTTCTTTTTCGACGTGCCGTTTCCGTGGATCATCCTGGCGGCAGCGCTGGTCGGATGGCTGGGCGGGCGGTTGGGAGTTGCCGGGCTGCGCACGGCTCCCCCGGAGGGATCGGACGACGAAGCTGGCGTGGCCTCCACCGAACGCCCCCCGCTGCTTCGCACGGTGCGCGTCGCCGCCCTTTGGCTCGCCGTCTGGTGGCTACCGCTGCTGGCATTGTGGCTCGCCCTGGGGCCGGAGAGTGTCTACCTGTGCGAGGGGCTGTTCTTCAGCAAGGCGTCCGTCGCCACCTTCGGCGGCGCCTACGCGGTGCTCGCCTACGTCGCCCAGCGCGCCGTCGAGGACTTCGGCTGGCTGCGGCCAGGGGAGATGCTCGACGGCCTGGGGATGGCCGAGACCACCCCCGGACCGCTCATCCAGGTGGTGCAGTTCGTCGGCTTCATGGGCGCCTACCGCAATCCTGGCGCCCTCGATCCCATGCTCGCCGGGGTGCTCGGCTCGCTGGTGACCACCTGGGTGACCTTCGCGCCGTGCTTCCTGTGGATCTTCCTCGGGGCGCCGTACATCGAGTGGCTGCGCGGTTGGCGGACGCTGACGGACGCCCTGTCGGCGATCACCGCGGCGGTGGTGGGGGTGATCCTCAACCTGGCGGTGTGGTTCGCCCTCCACACGCTGTTCGGCAGGGTCGAAGACTTTGCCGCTGGACCGTTGCGCTTCTTGCGCCCAGACCTCGCCAGCCTCGACCCCGGCGCGGCCGTTATCGCCGCCCTCGCCTTCGGGTCGCTACTTGCCCTACGTTGGGGGATGTTCCGCACCCTCGGGCTCTGCGTCGCCGCCGGACTCCTCTGGCTCCGGGCATTCGTTTGCGGGATCGCCTGAGTCGGCCGGTTGCGGAGGCGCCTGTGGCCGCGAACGGTTTTATCCAACTCGCAGCCTTGCCGGCAGGCGTGTACTCGCTGGAGGTGACGAGACCGGGCTACGTCCCGACGGTCGAAAGTCCCCTGGAAGTATGGGAGAAAAAAGAGGTGCGGTTGCGCGATCCCATCGTCCTCGAACGTCCTTTGACCCTGGATGTGGTGGTCACGCCGCCTCTCGACTGGCTGGATCGACCATGGAAGTTGCGCCTCTCTCGTGCTTCGCGGCTCACCGGCACCTATGACGGAATGCCGGTTTTCGACGGCCCTATCGACGAGAGGGGGCAAGCCCGAATTCCCGACCAATCGGCTGGAATATACACGTTGCAGATCATCGACTCGGTTGGGAATCCATTGTTCGGCGAGCTCGATCGCGAGATCAGCGGGCTGGGGAAAGCTGAGATCCGCATCGATCTCGACCTATTGGTGGTGCGCGGAACTCTTACCTACCAAGAGGAGCCGGTGACCGCCAGTCTTTGGTTTGGGCTTCGGTATGGCGGTATCCGTAGCGAAATGGCCGCGGATCTCGAAGGGAACTTCAGCGGCGTGCTGCCGAATCCCGGCTGGTGGATCGCGGAGATCGACGCTCCGAGCATCGGCGTCACAGGGTACTGGGTGCAGGTCGAAGTGGAACCCGATTCGCGCGGCGAAGCCGAGGTAGAGATCGCCCTGCCCGATACGGAGGTCACGGGCCGGGTGGTCGATGGTGACGGACTTCCCGTGGCTGGCGCGGAAGTGATCGTGGGTACCTCTAGGTGGGGCCGTGAGACGGAGACGGACGCTGAAGGAGCCTTTCGGATCGCCGTTCTCGAGCCCGGCCCGGCGGGTATCTCAGCCAGCCACCGGCGGGCTGGCGTCGAGCGCACGAGTGATGCCCAGGAGATCCTCATCGACGAGGAGCAGCCGACTCCCCCGGTGGAGCTTGTGTTGCGGGATCGCAAGGCGTTCCAGGGGCGGGTGTTTTCCGAGCGCGGGCCGGTACCTGGGGCCCTTGTGGCTGTAGGCACCATCGAACCCCGGGAGGCCGCCGGGCAGCAGGAAACTCGATCCGACGTCGAGGGCCGCTTTTCGGTCGACTTGCCATCGAAGAGTCAGCGTCTCCGGGCAATTGTCGCACCGCCGGGCCATGCCCTTCGGGCCTTCGATCTGTCGGTTGCCGACACGTTGGAGTTGGCGGTTCCGGTGATCGGGGGAACCGTGGTCCTGGGTTTGGACCTCAACGTCGATCCCCACAGCGCCCGCGAGTTCGAAGGGTGGCTGTTGTATCAGGATGGACTTGCCTTGCCCGATTCGGTTCTTCGCCAGTGGACGCGCGGTCACGGCATGACCTGGGGGGCTGGGACTGGAGAACTGCTAATTCCTCAACTTGCCCCGGGGCTCTACCGCCTCTGTCGCCTGCCGAAAGGCCGCTTCTTGGGTTGGGAGCCGCCCACGCCGATCGCTTGCGACGAGGGCTTTCTCTCACCAGGCGGTCGGCTCAGACTGGAGCTGCCCCGGACTTCCAAGTAGCTCCGCGAACATCAGTCGAAGAGCAACACCACTCCGAGCACCGCCAGTCCCGCCCCCAGCCAGCCGCCCGGGCCGACTCTTTCTTTCCCGAGGAGGACGACGACGGGGATGATGAGAATGGGCGTCGTCGCCATCAGGCTGGCGGCGACGCCGGTGGCCGTGTAGCGAATGGCGAGGAGCGATAGGGACACCCCGAGGAAGGGGCCGAAGAAGGCGCCAATCGCCGTATGGCCGAGGGCGCGCCGCTCGCCGAGGGCGTAGACCACCCGACCCCATCGGCCGAGCAGGGTGAACAACACCAGGTAGCCGGCGGTGCCCGCCAGCACGCGGATCTGGGTGGCGGCGAAGGGGTCGTATTCGCCCATGCCGAGTTTGCTCAGGACCAAACCGCCGGCTTGTCCCAAGGCGCCGCCCAGGCCGAGGAGTACGCCCCAGCCGATGTTGCGAGTGGCCGCCGGCGTCGCGTGCTCGGCAGTGCCGGATCGGCGCCGCTCGAGCACCGCCCAGCCCACGCCGAAGACCGTCAGGGTCATGCCCAGCAGATTCCGCGGCGAGAGCACCTCGCCCAGCAGCCACCAACCGATCACCACCGTCAGCGGCGGTGCCAGCGCCATCATCAGGGTGGAGAGTCGCGGACCGATCACCACGAAGGCGCGGAACAGGCAGAGGTCGCCGAAGGTGAAGCCCACCAGGCCCGAGATCGACAGCCAGAGCCAGGCGTGACCGGAGGCATCGAGGGGCAGCGCCTGGCCGCGCAGGAACCAGCCGGCGCCGGCGCCCAGGGCGATCGCCATCGGCAGCCGCAAGAGGTTGACGGTGAGCGAGCCGATGCGCTTGCCGGCGGCTTCGAAGGAGAGAGCCGTCAGCACCCAGCAGCCGGCGGTGCCGAGGGCGGCCAGCTCGCCGGCGTGGGGGAAGGGCGGGATCGGAGGCGCGGGCATCGCGCAAGTTTAGTGCTCCTCTACCGCACGCGGACGCTCAGGGATCACCGCAAGTTCACCAACGGTTCATTCGCTCTCGCTTCTCCCGGCCGTTCGATGGCGAGCGGGGCGTAGAACCCTTCGGCGCCCCGCTCGTCCAGCGGTTGCCGCAGGCCGGCGGTGAAGGAGACGGTGCGCCAGCGAGGGAGGGCGCCGTCGGTCCTGATTCCGGGCCTAACGGCAGGCTAGGATCGAGATCATGCTCGCCTCGGCGCCGGTCGATCCCGGCCTCTACGTCCACGTTCCCTTCTGCTCGGCGGTCTGTCCGTACTGCGACTTCGCCGTGATGGTGGGTGGGGAGCGGCGGCGGCAGCTCTTCGTCGAGGTGCTCTCCCGGGAGATTGCCCTACGGGCGGCGACGGTTTCTTCTTGGCGCTTCGACACCCTCTACTTTGGGGGCGGCACCCCGTCGGCGCTGGCGCCGGAGCGGCTGGCGGAGATTCTGCGGGAGCTACGCGGGGTCTTCTCCTTCGCGGCGGGTCACCGCACGTTCTTCGAAGCCAATCCCGAGGACGTGACCGAGGAGTCCCTCGCCGCCTGGCGCGAGCTGGGAGTGGATACCCTGAGCCTGGGAGTCCAGTCCTTTGATCCCGAAGCGCTCTCGTTCCTCGGCCGCCGGCACGGTCCGGAGGTGGCGCGGCGATCCGTGGAACGTGCCGTGGAGGCTGGTTTCCGGACGGTGTCGGTGGATCTCATCTTCGGTCTCGAAGGTCAGACCGAGGAGCGCTGGCGTCGGGATCTGGAGACCGCCGTCGCCCTCGCCCCGCAGCACGTTTCCTGCTACCAGCTCACCATCCACCGAGGGACGCCCTTCGCCCGCCGGCAGGCGGCCGGTACCCTGCGGGAGATGGAGGAAGGGGAGCAGGCCAGGCTCTTCGCCCTGACCCACGAGGTGCTCTCCGCCGGTGCCTTCGAGGCCTACGAGGTATCGAACTTTGCCCGCGGGCCGGAACATCGCTCGGCCCACAACCGGAAGTACTGGGACCACACGCCGTATCTCGGCCTCGGCCCTTCGGCCCACTCCTTCGATGGCCGTCGCCGAAGCTGGAATGAGCGCCGCCTGAGCCCCTGGCGCGGGCATATCGAGCGGGGCGAGATTCCCGAAGCAGGTCACGAGGAGTTGGCGCTCGCCGAACTGGCCCTGGAGCGGCTGATGCTCGCCCTGCGCACTCCCGCGGGGCTCGATCTCGGCGACTTTGAGCGGCGCTACGGAGTGGACCTGGCGGCCGCTAACGGCCCCCGTTTCGCCGCCTGGATGGAAGAGGGGTTGATCCGCGATGAGCCGGGCCGCCTCGCCCCCACACGCGCCGGTCTGGCGGTGGCGGACGGCCTGGTGCGGGAGATCGAGCTGCCCTCGGTGCCCTAGCCCGGCCTTCTCACCGGCGACCGTAGGGAGAGGCCGTAGGTCGCCGGTGAGAAGGTCGGGCTAGCTGGCTGGACCCTCGGAGTCCGGCAGCCTGAAACGGTTTTGCCTTCTCGCGCCACTCCTTTTTGAACCGAGGCTTGACGTGCGATCAACGGCCTCGATTCCGGCTGCGGGCAAGGAGAGGATTCCTCCTCCTGCCGACCCACAGCGGCGCAGGTTCGCAAGCGAAAAATTTTGGGAGGGATGTCGGCGGTCGGGCTCGTGCGCAGGCTCGGCCGCCGTCTTGTTTGAGACGAGTTTCTTGTGCAGCTAGTCGCGCGGATTTCTGCGCCAACCGCCGTACAGCGGATTCGGCACGATGAAGAAGCGTTCGCCGAAGGCGCTGAAGGCCCCATCCGGCTCGAATCGCAGCTCTTGATCGAGGTTCGGGAAGTCGGTGATCGCGTCGCCCACCCACACCAGGATCTCCGCCGGCGCCATGCCCTCCTTAGCGGTGCCGTTCTCTACCCGTTCCCAGCGCGGCTCTTTCTGGGAATCGTCGGTGCGGCAGAGGATCACGTCGAAGGGCAGGTCGCGAGCGTGGAAGTTGTCTTCCGTCGCCGGGCAGGAGTGCTGTGAGCGATTGGTGACGATGGCGATTTTGCCGCCCATCTCCCGCACCCGCTGGAGGAAGGGCAGGGCGCCGCGCAGGGCCGGCGCCTGGCGGCTCTCCACCCATTCGCGCCAGGAGTTTTCCTCCAGGCCGGTGCCGCCTCGCGCCTTCTCGTAGGGCGAGTTGCTCAGCACCGTTTCGTCGCCGTCGAGGGCCACCGCCCAGGTGCCCGGCGCACGCCCGTCGGCGAGTTTTTCCACCTGCGCCAGGGCGAGCTGGTAGACCTGGTAGAGCGCCGCCTGGTACTCGGCGGAATTGCGCACCCAGTGCACCCGGTCGGGCATCGGCGGGTCGGTGGTCTCTGTGGTGGGATTCGCCTCGGCCGGCGAC from Acidobacteriota bacterium includes the following:
- a CDS encoding HAD family acid phosphatase, which translates into the protein MRATLPLIALAFLLQGCTILNGSGLNGPDKTVPIEPLPEVTAASPAEANPTTETTDPPMPDRVHWVRNSAEYQAALYQVYQLALAQVEKLADGRAPGTWAVALDGDETVLSNSPYEKARGGTGLEENSWREWVESRQAPALRGALPFLQRVREMGGKIAIVTNRSQHSCPATEDNFHARDLPFDVILCRTDDSQKEPRWERVENGTAKEGMAPAEILVWVGDAITDFPNLDQELRFEPDGAFSAFGERFFIVPNPLYGGWRRNPRD
- the hemW gene encoding radical SAM family heme chaperone HemW; this encodes MLASAPVDPGLYVHVPFCSAVCPYCDFAVMVGGERRRQLFVEVLSREIALRAATVSSWRFDTLYFGGGTPSALAPERLAEILRELRGVFSFAAGHRTFFEANPEDVTEESLAAWRELGVDTLSLGVQSFDPEALSFLGRRHGPEVARRSVERAVEAGFRTVSVDLIFGLEGQTEERWRRDLETAVALAPQHVSCYQLTIHRGTPFARRQAAGTLREMEEGEQARLFALTHEVLSAGAFEAYEVSNFARGPEHRSAHNRKYWDHTPYLGLGPSAHSFDGRRRSWNERRLSPWRGHIERGEIPEAGHEELALAELALERLMLALRTPAGLDLGDFERRYGVDLAAANGPRFAAWMEEGLIRDEPGRLAPTRAGLAVADGLVREIELPSVP
- a CDS encoding DMT family transporter, whose amino-acid sequence is MPAPPIPPFPHAGELAALGTAGCWVLTALSFEAAGKRIGSLTVNLLRLPMAIALGAGAGWFLRGQALPLDASGHAWLWLSISGLVGFTFGDLCLFRAFVVIGPRLSTLMMALAPPLTVVIGWWLLGEVLSPRNLLGMTLTVFGVGWAVLERRRSGTAEHATPAATRNIGWGVLLGLGGALGQAGGLVLSKLGMGEYDPFAATQIRVLAGTAGYLVLFTLLGRWGRVVYALGERRALGHTAIGAFFGPFLGVSLSLLAIRYTATGVAASLMATTPILIIPVVVLLGKERVGPGGWLGAGLAVLGVVLLFD
- a CDS encoding carboxypeptidase-like regulatory domain-containing protein, whose amino-acid sequence is MAANGFIQLAALPAGVYSLEVTRPGYVPTVESPLEVWEKKEVRLRDPIVLERPLTLDVVVTPPLDWLDRPWKLRLSRASRLTGTYDGMPVFDGPIDERGQARIPDQSAGIYTLQIIDSVGNPLFGELDREISGLGKAEIRIDLDLLVVRGTLTYQEEPVTASLWFGLRYGGIRSEMAADLEGNFSGVLPNPGWWIAEIDAPSIGVTGYWVQVEVEPDSRGEAEVEIALPDTEVTGRVVDGDGLPVAGAEVIVGTSRWGRETETDAEGAFRIAVLEPGPAGISASHRRAGVERTSDAQEILIDEEQPTPPVELVLRDRKAFQGRVFSERGPVPGALVAVGTIEPREAAGQQETRSDVEGRFSVDLPSKSQRLRAIVAPPGHALRAFDLSVADTLELAVPVIGGTVVLGLDLNVDPHSAREFEGWLLYQDGLALPDSVLRQWTRGHGMTWGAGTGELLIPQLAPGLYRLCRLPKGRFLGWEPPTPIACDEGFLSPGGRLRLELPRTSK
- the chrA gene encoding chromate efflux transporter — translated: MPTESQTASPRRDVSLREALCVWLRVAGLSFGGPAGQIAMMQRILVEEKRWLSPNRFLHALNYCMLLPGPEAQQLATYSGWLLHRTAGGLVAGSLFVLPGFLSILLLSVLYAGFGETALVAAIFFGLKPAVLAIVVEALLRIAKQALGSASRRLLAAGAFVAIFFFDVPFPWIILAAALVGWLGGRLGVAGLRTAPPEGSDDEAGVASTERPPLLRTVRVAALWLAVWWLPLLALWLALGPESVYLCEGLFFSKASVATFGGAYAVLAYVAQRAVEDFGWLRPGEMLDGLGMAETTPGPLIQVVQFVGFMGAYRNPGALDPMLAGVLGSLVTTWVTFAPCFLWIFLGAPYIEWLRGWRTLTDALSAITAAVVGVILNLAVWFALHTLFGRVEDFAAGPLRFLRPDLASLDPGAAVIAALAFGSLLALRWGMFRTLGLCVAAGLLWLRAFVCGIA